A genomic stretch from Setaria italica strain Yugu1 chromosome VII, Setaria_italica_v2.0, whole genome shotgun sequence includes:
- the LOC101772080 gene encoding eukaryotic translation initiation factor 3 subunit M: MATIVNTTEEEPMLAVVRFTAELAWADAGPEVADPEVTRLCLEAQEHILAGCWLDMASLMLASADLLLTCPSRVPDKDLECILSVICSVVTKAESEDQALQITDLICTKLTQQPDDKPALRLKVLFSLYNLLPSAYGKAFVYKKALELATAGKAADYIIPSFKNINSFVSEWGIGNSEQRELYLAIARILKDHKGMAKEYFNFLNKYLATFKGSDDDSATIGDAKEEAVAAIIEFVKSSNLFQCDLLNMAAVSQLEKDEKYQLVYELLKIFLTKRLDSYIEFQTTNSALLKDYGLVHEECITKMRLMSLLDLSSRCSGKVPYSAITEALQINDDEVEQWIVKAIAFKILDCKVDQLNQTVIVSRHTERIFGMPQWQGLRTKLGVWRGNIASAINIIQANKVTEEGTQAMQGLTIR; encoded by the exons ATGGCGACGATCGTGAACAcgacggaggaggagcccaTGCTGGCGGTGGTGCGCTTCACCGCCGAGCTGGCCTGGGCCGACGCGGGCCCGGAGGTCGCCGACCCCGAGGTCACCCGCCTCTGCCTCGAGGCGCAGGAGCACATCCTCGCCGGGTGCTGGCTCGACATGGCCTCCCTCATGCTCGCCtccgccgacctcctcctcaCCTGCCCGTCGCGCGTCCCGGACAAAG ATCTCGAGTGCATCCTCTCCGTCATCTGCAGCGTCGTCACCAAGGCCGAGTCGGAGGACCAGGCGCTGCAGATCACCGACCTCATCTGCACCAAGCTCACCCAGCAGCCCGACGACAAGCCAGCGCTGCGCCTCAAAGT TCTGTTCAGCTTGTACAACCTGCTCCCGAGCGCCTATGGCAAAGCATTTGTTTACAAGAAGGCTCTCGAGCTCGCCACAGCTGGAAAGGCTGCCGACTACATCATCCCGTCATTCAAGAACATCAACAGCTTTGTCAGTGAGTGGGGAATTGGAAATTCAGAGCAGAGGGAGCTGTACCTTGCCATCGCCAGGATCCTCAAAGACCACAAGGG CATGGCCAAGGAGTACTTCAACTTTCTCAACAAGTACCTCGCCACTTTCAAGGGATCAGATGATGACTCTGCTACAATTGGTGATGCAAAGGAAGAGGCTGTTGCAGCAATCATTGAATTTGTCAAATCTTCTAACCTCTTTCAG TGTGACTTGCTCAACATGGCAGCTGTTTCACAGCTTGAGAAGGACGAAAAATATCAGTTAGTTTATGAACTTCTAAAGATATTCCTTACTAAGAGGCTTGATTCCTATATAGAGTTTCAGACTACAAACTCTGCCTTGCTGAAAGATTATG GTCTGGTTCACGAGGAGTGCATAACCAAAATGCGCCTCATGTCTTTGCTCGATTTGAGCAGCCGTTGCTCTGGCAAAGTACCTTATTCAGCAATCACTGAAGCACTTCAG ATCAATGATGATGAGGTGGAGCAATGGATTGTGAAAGCAATTGCATTCAAGATATTGGATTGCAAGGTTGATCAGCTTAACCAGACTGTCATCGTCAG TCGGCATACTGAGAGGATATTTGGGATGCCACAGTGGCAGGGTCTGCGCACAAAACTGGGAGTTTGGAGG GGAAACATCGCCAGTGCTATCAACATAATCCAAGCTAACAAAGTCACTGAAGAGGGAACACAAGCGATGCAAGGTTTGACGATACGCTGA
- the LOC101772488 gene encoding rhomboid-like protein 19 — MMESQPLQEPTATAPAAGEEQAGAPPAVVPGKEFTRTCKGLVVVLIGGYVLLQLLPSSLNYLAIIPSKTIPYVWTVFTAGYIEQVLPGAIGSSLGLLFCGKDIEPVWGRKEFLKFIILVNSICGILAFCIAIGLYYVTGKESFLVTPLSGFHGCLAGFLVALKQLLPNLELPMCFFWKIKAKWMPFFVVCFSSIMAFIVPDSINFLPTLVSGMYVSWLYLRYFQRNPLTGLKGDPSDDFSFPSLFPAAMRPVTDPVANLFDRMLCARSRTSEVALPVSDPTKASRRRERGERVLEERLAADHAVDTEAPAHGHGTAED, encoded by the exons ATGATGGAGAGCCAGCCACTGCAGGAGCCGACGGCCACGGCTCCGGCCGCTGGGGAAGAACAGGCCGgagcgccgcccgccgtc GTCCCCGGCAAGGAGTTCACCCGCACCTGCAAGGGCCTCGTCGTCGTGCTCATCGGCGGATACGTCCTGCTCCAGCTCCTCCCCTCGTCGCTTAACTACCTCGCCATCATCCCCTCAAA GACAATTCCGTATGTATGGACTGTCTTCACGGCTGGGTACATCGAACAAGTTCTTCCAGGG GCTATTGGCAGTTCTCTTGGTCTTCTCTTCTGCGGAAAGGACATCGAACCAGTATGGGGCCGCAAGGAGTTCTTGAAGTTCATTATTTTGGTCAACTCCATATGTGGCATCCTTGCATTCTGCATTGCGATTGGACTCTACTATGTCACAGGAAAGGAGAGCTTCCT TGTCACACCACTTTCTGGTTTCCATGGTTGCCTTGCTGGCTTTCTTGTGGCCCTGAAGCAGCTCTTACCAAACCTTGAGCTCCCCATGTGCTTTTTCTGGAAAATAAAAGCAAAG TGGATGCCATTCTTTGTTGTATGTTTCTCAAGCATCATGGCCTTCATCGTGCCTGATTCCATCAACTTCCTACCAACTTTGGTGTCTGGGATGTATGTTAGTTGGCTTTACCTGAGATACTTCCAAAGGAACCCCCTGACTGGACTTAAGGGTGATCCAAGTGATGACTTCTCCTTCCCCAGTTTGTTCCCAGCAGCCATGCG ACCAGTGACGGACCCTGTCGCCAATCTGTTTGATAGGATGCTGTGTGCAAGGTCTAGGACTTCCGAAGTTGCTCTCCCAGTTTCAGATCCTACCAAGGCGTCAAGAAGAAG GGAGCGTGGTGAGAGGGTGCTGGAAGAAAGGTTGGCTGCCGATCATGCTGTTGATACTGAAGCCCCAGCTCACGGCCATGGCACGGCTGAAGATTGA